In Aspergillus chevalieri M1 DNA, chromosome 7, nearly complete sequence, the sequence GACTACTTGTCTCTTATTCAAAATTCTTGCCAAATATAGGGCACAGTCCATGTCGGAAGGACCTCCTATTCGACAGGTTAGTGAAATTCCTCAAAACGAAATCTATCATATCTAATAAAGAAAGCAGCTTCTTCTGACGCGTTCGCCCTATCTGGCTTCGAAACTACAAACCTACGCAAGGAGCTTGATTCGTACTCAAGATCACGGCAAGCCTCTCATGGATACGAGTGGCAATAATGACGGTCTTCTTagtgaagaagaagctggCAAACCGTTGTCACTATTTTCTCTGGAGGATAAGAGCTTTCCATTTGTCTGCACATACGATCAGTTGCTGCGACTTCTTGACAATACCATCCAGTAGAGTTCTTCAATCTACAATTGATGTGAGATATAATGCTAACTGTGTACGTACAGGAGGGTCGACCGCAAGAATTTTCTTCGTGGCGAGAGTTCAAGCTTAGATATCGTTGCCAAAGGATCGAGAATGGTGGACTTTAATGTTTTCAAAATTGAGTATTGGACTTGTCTGGCCGGCATCATACCATCACAGTGTTCACCAGAGCTTTTGTTCTCAGAAATAATGGGTGTCATCAAAGGCTCGAGCTCAACTGCCATGTCGCTGGAATGGCTAACTCGTGATCAATATCTCTTGAGAAGCTACAAGACCTCTCCAACATTCTCTGGTGAGGCTGACCGTGAGCGGATGTATGCAGCATTCGAGCGCTATGAGAAGCTGAAAAAGCAGAGGAATGAAGTGGATGAGCTAGACCGGGTACTTGGGCTGTTGCGGTCTATCAGAAATGATCCTGGTGTGGGTCAATTGATGCGTCAGGGTTTCGAAGAGATCTATGTTGATGGCAGTATCTCTTTGAATTTTGAAATTATCATCACATGCTAACTACAATCAGAGGTCCAAGATTTGCGGTGCCTAGATATCGTTCTGCTGCTGAGCTGCGTTTGTGATGCCCGTGGCGTTCATCTTGGTGAGCAACGAGCTAAAATGATTCAGATGGTTATTTTGCTGACTTTGTTAGCTGGTGATACCGCACAGTGTATATCAAAGGATTCATTCTTTCGTTTCCCCGAAATCAAGGCCGTTTTCTTCGAGTACTATGACTCTGTTGCCGTTGAAACTGGCCAACCGGAATTGGCGAAGCCAACACAATTCTCGCTAGCGAAGAACTATCGCTCTCATCAAGGAATATTGAGTCTTGCTTCGTTCACGATGCAAATGCTGTGGAGCGGTCAGTGCCTGCACAATATACTACGATACTGACAATACTGACTTTCTTTAGGGTTTCCCGACGCAATTGACAAACTGGAGCCAGAAATAGGTCAAGTCGGGGGTCCACGACCAATGATTTTTGGTAATTTCCACGCAAAATTGACATAAAAAAACAATATAGCTTACACTATTTTTCAACAGCCGGCTTTGACTCTGGGATCCTCTCTGCCAAGATGATCGGACTCGTGAAGCTCAATGATAAGGTTGCAGACTTTGGTGCTGAGCAAGTCATTCTTGTCCGCGATGATGCCGCAAAAGAGCGACTGCAGAAGCATATTGGCGAAATTGCGCTTGTTCTCACAATTTTGGAGGGTAAAGGTATGGAGTTTGATGATGTCCTTGTTTATGACTTTTTTAGTGGAAACGACCTTGGAAGCAGCTATCGTTGTCTTCATTATTTGGCTCGAGGAGTGAAAAGCCAATTTGATTCTCAACGACATACCGTCAGTTCTCTTCTTTTGGCGTTAGAAGGGCCCAGTTGCTAACTAACTGACAGGGTCTATGCTCCGAATTGAAACACCTCTACGTTGCAATCACCAGAGCTCGGAATCAACTGTGGTTTGTCGAAAGCAATGAAAATAGCGTAGACCCGGTCCTTCAGGCACTTCGCGCCAACGGAAGTGAGCAGATTGTTGAGgtggtgaagcagaagcatCCGGATGTAAGGAATCGCAATCAAGTTGCTAGCGTTAAGCTGGTGCATTTCCAGGTTGCGGAAAAGGTCAAAGTTTTAAGAGCCGGTGGCTCGGTTGATCCTGAGAAATGGATCAAGCGTGGCGCGCACCTCCTGCGTCAGAAGAACTTTCCCGACGTGAGCTTTACATATTCTGACTTGCTAGTGAAGTGCTAACTTGAAAAGGCTCTCTTCTGCTACAAGAAAGCCAGCTACAAGAAAGGAATCACAGAGTCCCAGGCTTATCTATATGAGCAGCAAGGAAGAACATGTCGCGCGGCAGGGGACCTTGATGGCTACTCCGATAATTACGAAAAGGCCATTGAACTTTTTATTGAGATATGTATGATTCGAGAAGCTGCAAGCTGCCTAGAGAGTCTCGAGAAATACGAAAGGGTTGCCAGTATGTACCTTTCAGGATATTGAGTTAATGAGCGGATGCTTACGTTGACTTAGGGCTATGGAAGGATAACGGCCAGCACCTCAAAGCTGCCTTTTTCTACGAGAAGGCGGGTCTGTTTGTGAGTGCCGCACTATCCTATGACATGATCTGGGAATGTGAAGAAGCTGTAGAGGTTTTGCGGCGTGGTGAAGTTTTCGATGAACTCATAAAATATATTCATCGGTACGCCATTTGATTTATTGCGTCTTGTATGTGCAGTTTGCTGACTGTTGCTACAGGAACAGCGCAAAGATCTCTGAAAACACCATTCATAGATACTCGAGACTTTGCAACATTCTTCTAAGGCAGGGACGTATCTCTCCAAAGCTGCGGGCCAAGACAATCGACTTGCTCGGCTCTGATATGGACAAGGAACAGTTTTTTCGAGAATTTGAATTGTTCGACAACCTCCGCGCTTTGTATGAGTGCAAGGAGAGATATA encodes:
- a CDS encoding uncharacterized protein (COG:S;~EggNog:ENOG410PU79;~InterPro:IPR014016,IPR039904,IPR027417,IPR011990;~go_function: GO:0005515 - protein binding [Evidence IEA];~go_function: GO:0005524 - ATP binding [Evidence IEA]), whose product is MASQKPMLSSLLLRTKPPSHLEYTIAVSSISSWNLDIFQDESNRDSILMHADRVLSRLQKLFEGFQQQNLSQDVSERLVRGLVLPLIQDDEPLITVDQAFPLIGAALPSVTKSSSSCIREVAKILLDVDGLLDRLLSHELYIAVLKAWFSSKNTQLDKKLVKRFTDKLVGMCDNCTSDHGIQAACHEWHTVKALMESLTTLAHSIENEEIKQHQKSRDIPLLAGMRMLDREDKKTHRARQAKQRELSVPEPTLMQLSLLGINKPESLRALQIIQQELESEKAMSILRTVIDTYPCRLCWETVTGKSSLSVYDFKVSENTKGSSVKSDLFGKRIGLWKVLLTDRAFKSSRKLARTGSFDRVERKLRELSSGQWKGKDISNRVGTKKQRHEMRIPILRAIVTRELSILWQIDVGFYEEQPWERQQVVKIWHIVDSEDEIPNTIYQIISLQQAYTTDDVQMCCQRPIQQSDGRFLPAKFDNIKNNRNYFRPEPAPAPKAASKQLIEMSIHATGTEEVPFDLSPEKIEIVSHFNTSSLILGRSGTGKTTCLLFKILAKYRAQSMSEGPPIRQLLLTRSPYLASKLQTYARSLIRTQDHGKPLMDTSGNNDGLLSEEEAGKPLSLFSLEDKSFPFVCTYDQLLRLLDNTIQRVDRKNFLRGESSSLDIVAKGSRMVDFNVFKIEYWTCLAGIIPSQCSPELLFSEIMGVIKGSSSTAMSLEWLTRDQYLLRSYKTSPTFSGEADRERMYAAFERYEKLKKQRNEVDELDRVLGLLRSIRNDPGVGQLMRQGFEEIYVDGKVQDLRCLDIVLLLSCVCDARGVHLAGDTAQCISKDSFFRFPEIKAVFFEYYDSVAVETGQPELAKPTQFSLAKNYRSHQGILSLASFTMQMLWSGFPDAIDKLEPEIGQVGGPRPMIFAGFDSGILSAKMIGLVKLNDKVADFGAEQVILVRDDAAKERLQKHIGEIALVLTILEGKGMEFDDVLVYDFFSGNDLGSSYRCLHYLARGVKSQFDSQRHTGLCSELKHLYVAITRARNQLWFVESNENSVDPVLQALRANGSEQIVEVVKQKHPDVRNRNQVASVKLVHFQVAEKVKVLRAGGSVDPEKWIKRGAHLLRQKNFPDALFCYKKASYKKGITESQAYLYEQQGRTCRAAGDLDGYSDNYEKAIELFIEICMIREAASCLESLEKYERVARLWKDNGQHLKAAFFYEKAGLFVSAALSYDMIWECEEAVEVLRRGEVFDELIKYIHRNSAKISENTIHRYSRLCNILLRQGRISPKLRAKTIDLLGSDMDKEQFFREFELFDNLRALYECKERYSDLFNICVLTGDLVSAINVAVSYDLDYSVEEKSVEAVFHYVMAEAVFARRGLSQTGIKQPDLLLKCHKSPYLTRLASQWKAVFQILGHFEDEGQPYNISSLADGPVKDFLCLFVSEHLYLLG